The Onychomys torridus chromosome 4, mOncTor1.1, whole genome shotgun sequence genome includes a window with the following:
- the Fam102a gene encoding protein FAM102A isoform X2: MSASPATGLLDPCIFRVSVRKELKGGKAYSKLGFTDLNLAEFAGSGSTVRCCLLEGYDTKNTRQDNSILKVTIGMFLLSGDPCFKTPPSTAKSISIPGQDSTLQLTCKGGGTSSHGSSGTNSLTGSRPPKARPTILGSGLPEEPDQSLSSPEEVLHSGHSRNSSYASQQSKLSGYSTEHSRSSSLSDLTHRRNTSTSSSTSGGLGMAVEGPEGTDREHRPPEKPPRPPEKPPRPPRPLHLSDRSFRRKKDSVESHPTWVDDTRIDADDIVEKIMQSQDFTDGSNTEDSNLRLFVSRDGSTTLSGIQLANRVSSGVYEPVVIESH, from the exons ATGAGTGCCAGCCCGGCCACAGGCCTGCTGGACCCCTGCATCTTTCGGGTGTCAGTGCGCAAG gAGCTGAAAGGCGGGAAGGCTTATTCCAAG cTGGGCTTCACTGACTTGAACCTGGCTGAGTTTGCAGGCTCAGGCTCCACCGTGCGCTGCTGCCTATTGGAGGGATATGACACCAAGAATACCCGCCAGGACAACTCCATCCTCAAG GTCACCATTGGCATGTTCCTGCTCTCTGGAGACCCCTGTTTCAAGAC gCCACCATCTACTGCCAAGTCCATCTCCATCCCGGGCCAGGACTCCACCCTGCAGCTGACATGTAAAGGTGGTGGGACCAGCAGCCATGGCAGCAGTGGCACTAATTCCCTGACTGGGTCCCGGCCCCCCAAGGCCCGACCCACCATCCTGGGTTCAG GACTGCCTGAGGAGCCAGACCAGAGCCTGTCTAGTCCTGAGGAAGTGCTCCACTCTGGCCACTCCCGCAACTCCAGTTACGCCAGCCAGCAGTCCAAGCTGTCAG GCTACAGCACGGAGCACTCTCGATCCTCCAGCCTGTCGGACTTGACACACCGAAGAAACACGTCCACTAGTAGCAGCACCTCTGGTGGCCTCGGCATGGCTGTAGAGGGTCCTGAGGGCACCGACAGGGAACACCGGCCCCCTGAGAAGCCACCTCGTCCTCCTGAGAAGCCCCCACGACCCCCACGGCCCTTGCATCTGTCAGACCGCTCGTTTCG GCGAAAGAAGGACTCAGTGGAGAGCCACCCAACCTGGGTGGATGATACTCGCATTGATGCAGATGACATTGTGGAGAAAATAATGCAGAGCCAGGACTTCACTGATGGCAGCAATACTGAGG ACAGTAACCTTCGGCTATTCGTGAGCCGTGACGGCTCCACCACACTGAGTGGCATTCAGCTGGCCAACAG AGTCTCCTCTGGAGTCTATGAGCCAGTTGTGATTGAAAGCCATTGA